The following coding sequences lie in one Prochlorococcus marinus XMU1419 genomic window:
- a CDS encoding DUF565 domain-containing protein — MQKTNFSRITYQLNNLFFGFLSDTWRTKSISLISVLTGYFLFANFITKFISEGKNELIMVPIIIFFIEIIIRIKPAASSKFFYLWTVIDKLRIGAIYAVILEAFKLGS, encoded by the coding sequence ATGCAAAAAACTAATTTTTCAAGAATTACCTACCAGCTAAATAATTTATTTTTTGGTTTTCTAAGTGATACTTGGAGAACAAAATCTATTAGTCTAATTTCTGTTTTGACAGGTTATTTTTTGTTCGCAAATTTTATTACAAAATTTATATCTGAAGGTAAAAATGAATTGATAATGGTCCCAATAATTATTTTTTTTATTGAAATCATTATAAGAATTAAACCTGCCGCAAGTTCAAAATTTTTTTATCTATGGACCGTAATTGATAAATTAAGAATTGGTGCGATTTATGCCGTTATACTTGAAGCATTTAAATTAGGATCTTAA
- a CDS encoding HAD-IA family hydrolase: MAYLEGVYWDLDGTIANTELEAHLPAFNNAFNDLGIDWNWDANTYIKLLKINGGKNRIAYYAKSNNDNFSEDLILKIHETKQFHYLEIIKTNCVSLKTGVFRLINELHRKKVRQFIVTSSSRIQVNLLVDYLFNGFKPFEFIISSEDVELKKPNPLPYLKAIQLSGINKKNSIVFEDSNPGLKSSLAANLPTIFVPSNIPIVLEENIKLDCILDSLGDQNNVANVIKGPKLKKSYIDYNFLSDYLVSFSNAKN, translated from the coding sequence GTGGCTTATCTGGAGGGTGTTTATTGGGATTTAGATGGTACCATCGCAAATACTGAATTAGAGGCCCATTTACCTGCTTTTAATAATGCATTTAATGACCTTGGTATTGATTGGAATTGGGATGCTAATACATATATAAAACTTCTGAAGATAAATGGGGGTAAAAATAGGATTGCTTATTACGCTAAATCTAATAATGATAATTTCTCAGAAGATTTAATACTCAAAATTCATGAAACAAAGCAGTTTCATTATTTAGAAATTATAAAAACAAATTGCGTTAGTTTGAAAACTGGTGTTTTTAGATTAATAAATGAATTACATAGAAAAAAAGTAAGACAATTTATTGTTACTTCAAGTTCAAGAATTCAAGTCAATCTACTTGTTGATTATCTTTTTAATGGCTTCAAACCTTTTGAGTTTATTATTTCAAGCGAAGACGTTGAATTAAAGAAACCAAATCCATTACCATATTTAAAGGCAATTCAATTAAGTGGCATAAACAAAAAAAACTCAATTGTTTTTGAAGATTCTAATCCAGGATTGAAATCTTCCTTAGCAGCTAACTTGCCAACAATTTTTGTTCCTTCAAATATCCCAATTGTTCTTGAGGAAAATATTAAATTAGATTGTATTTTAGACAGTCTTGGTGATCAGAATAATGTGGCAAATGTAATTAAAGGACCTAAACTAAAAAAATCATATATTGACTATAACTTTCTAAGTGATTATTTAGTGTCTTTTAGTAATGCAAAAAACTAA
- the psb30 gene encoding photosystem II reaction center protein Ycf12/Psb30: MATLIPLAVVALAGPAIIALVFYRK; the protein is encoded by the coding sequence ATGGCAACACTTATTCCTTTAGCTGTAGTTGCGTTGGCAGGACCAGCAATAATTGCTCTTGTATTTTACCGTAAATAA
- a CDS encoding YkgJ family cysteine cluster protein, which produces MKSWTCIENCGACCKFDLNERSDLANKLNKEDIALINSMTAKDGWCKNLDRENKKCLIYDTRPHFCRVSEFSTSFKGYLKSGDKFLIDCCKQHISSNYGYQSKEMKTFRIAVSGK; this is translated from the coding sequence ATGAAATCATGGACATGTATAGAAAATTGTGGAGCTTGTTGTAAATTCGACTTGAACGAAAGAAGCGATTTGGCTAACAAACTTAATAAAGAAGATATAGCTTTGATAAATTCGATGACAGCTAAAGACGGTTGGTGTAAAAACCTGGACAGAGAAAATAAAAAATGCTTAATTTATGACACCAGACCACATTTTTGCCGTGTAAGTGAATTTTCAACTTCATTTAAAGGATATTTGAAATCTGGTGATAAATTTTTAATAGATTGCTGTAAACAACATATTTCATCAAATTATGGATACCAAAGTAAAGAGATGAAAACTTTTAGAATTGCTGTTTCAGGAAAATGA
- a CDS encoding TMEM165/GDT1 family protein, producing MNSKLEKKEKNLEKSFFSIFITTFTTIFIAELGDKTQIATLMLSAESGRPIIVFLGSSIALISSSIVGVLIGKWVSKKISPRKFALSTGTLMIFISIFLAYETFKNYL from the coding sequence ATGAATAGTAAATTAGAAAAAAAAGAAAAAAATCTAGAAAAAAGTTTTTTTTCAATATTTATAACTACTTTTACAACAATTTTTATTGCTGAACTTGGCGATAAAACTCAGATAGCCACATTAATGCTTTCTGCCGAATCGGGCAGGCCAATAATTGTTTTTCTTGGAAGTTCTATAGCATTAATAAGCTCTAGCATAGTTGGAGTTCTTATTGGTAAATGGGTATCAAAAAAAATATCTCCTCGCAAATTTGCTTTATCTACTGGTACTTTAATGATATTTATAAGTATATTTTTAGCTTATGAAACATTCAAAAATTATTTATAA
- a CDS encoding TMEM165/GDT1 family protein, whose translation MVLSLLLSTFLTVFIAELGDKTQLATLTISGTSNKPLAVFLGSSSALVFASLLGALTGGSISSVLPEVVLKSIASITFFIIGLKLFINSFNIEKEEKEEKENN comes from the coding sequence ATGGTTTTAAGTTTATTACTATCAACATTTCTTACCGTTTTCATAGCTGAATTGGGTGACAAAACTCAATTAGCTACTTTAACTATAAGTGGTACTTCAAATAAACCATTAGCAGTTTTTCTAGGATCTTCTTCAGCACTTGTTTTTGCAAGTTTACTAGGAGCTTTAACAGGTGGTTCTATTTCAAGTGTTTTACCCGAAGTAGTTCTTAAGTCAATAGCGTCCATAACATTTTTCATCATTGGTTTAAAGCTTTTTATCAACTCTTTCAACATCGAAAAAGAAGAAAAAGAAGAGAAAGAAAATAATTAG
- a CDS encoding RNB domain-containing ribonuclease, with protein MFTSSSIIDNLNQSEGLEYKKLCRLLKITKKSDKDKLDIALTALEKLEIINKNENDEYTCIKDNDHLVAKIRCSSKGYCFAVRGKDKEDIYIKENLLNYAWNGDKVLVRIIKEGYRRRSPEGIVDCILERSNQILLSKVEIINNDVYAIPIDDRILSKIKLPKGNKKYTFNPDNKNIVKVEIDRFPIGQEEGLGHVIQELKLNNNEDYDTDFVLSKSNIVKSYDLNNIESKKIEQRERIDLTDKNSYLFKSWNSNNSPILPMIQIEQGKNKNTKLWIHTNNLAERIDLNSKKSLEILFKGFESFPLLNDWQNYLGEAIRNESEFKFGEKNEAISLCVNLNSDNEIIDWSFHLTLVKCTLIVGSDHTDALLSRKSKSRITSRVLKPIKEYVNDLDKILEISCSFRENHLLKGKVEIPAPLNKIDALEEFFIHNPAEYSRGYFESLNKEDCQTYLSPILYEANLIWFKHSNQYGLKSAGYISNGIDYVNANEIIKYSEFIENDVELNEDGNLTFSQVIKLCDDDNKKRILHKLLINEFKDNEISLTSKDPDNDESEKLFISPWTIPGFDFTNIINQYCIFNMIINGKKSKKNNTNEINISDSNSLELVNWDIFNSSISKNLEILFNKFVIDKLNEFKYKVNQYKSNMINIKKVRKAEKLLGNIYSGFILSVQTYGFFVEISELNVEGLVHVSTLNNDWYEYRSRQNLLIGRKSKKSYKVGDPIEVKIIKVDILKYQIDLELT; from the coding sequence ATGTTCACATCATCTTCAATAATTGATAATCTTAATCAGTCAGAAGGGTTAGAATATAAAAAATTATGCAGATTATTAAAAATAACAAAGAAATCTGATAAGGATAAATTAGATATTGCTTTAACAGCGCTAGAAAAACTTGAAATAATTAATAAAAATGAAAATGATGAATATACCTGCATAAAGGATAATGATCATCTTGTCGCAAAAATAAGGTGTAGTAGCAAAGGCTATTGCTTTGCTGTAAGAGGAAAAGACAAAGAAGATATCTACATTAAAGAAAATCTACTTAACTATGCATGGAATGGAGATAAAGTTTTAGTAAGGATAATAAAAGAGGGATATAGAAGAAGATCACCTGAAGGAATAGTTGATTGTATTCTTGAAAGATCAAATCAAATACTTCTTTCTAAAGTAGAAATAATAAACAATGATGTATATGCAATCCCAATAGACGATAGGATCCTTTCTAAAATTAAACTTCCAAAAGGGAATAAAAAATACACTTTCAATCCTGACAATAAGAATATAGTAAAAGTTGAGATTGATAGATTCCCCATAGGTCAAGAAGAAGGACTAGGTCATGTGATACAAGAACTAAAACTAAACAATAATGAAGACTACGATACAGACTTTGTTTTATCTAAAAGCAATATCGTTAAATCATACGATTTAAATAATATTGAATCAAAAAAAATAGAACAAAGGGAGAGGATAGACCTTACAGATAAAAACTCTTATTTATTCAAAAGTTGGAATTCTAATAATTCTCCAATACTCCCAATGATTCAAATAGAGCAGGGAAAAAATAAAAATACTAAATTATGGATACATACAAATAATCTTGCAGAAAGAATAGATCTAAATAGTAAAAAATCTCTAGAAATATTATTCAAAGGCTTTGAATCATTTCCCTTATTAAATGATTGGCAAAACTACCTTGGTGAAGCCATAAGAAATGAATCTGAATTTAAATTTGGCGAAAAGAACGAAGCAATAAGCCTCTGTGTCAATTTAAATAGTGATAATGAAATAATTGATTGGTCATTTCATCTTACTTTAGTAAAATGCACTCTTATTGTTGGAAGTGATCATACTGACGCGCTTCTATCTAGAAAAAGCAAATCAAGAATAACCTCTCGAGTATTAAAACCTATAAAGGAATATGTCAACGATTTAGATAAAATACTAGAAATTTCATGTTCATTCAGAGAAAACCATCTTTTGAAAGGTAAGGTGGAAATTCCTGCACCACTGAATAAGATTGATGCACTAGAAGAATTTTTTATTCACAATCCAGCTGAGTATTCAAGAGGATATTTTGAATCACTAAATAAAGAAGATTGCCAAACTTACCTTTCACCAATACTATATGAAGCTAATTTAATATGGTTCAAACATTCAAATCAATATGGCTTAAAAAGTGCAGGATACATCTCAAATGGAATAGATTACGTTAATGCTAATGAAATTATCAAATATTCAGAATTTATTGAAAATGATGTAGAGCTTAATGAAGATGGCAATTTGACATTTAGTCAAGTAATTAAATTATGTGACGACGATAATAAAAAAAGAATCTTACATAAACTATTAATTAATGAATTTAAGGACAATGAAATAAGTTTGACATCTAAAGATCCTGATAATGATGAATCAGAAAAATTATTTATTTCTCCATGGACAATTCCTGGATTTGACTTCACAAATATTATAAATCAGTACTGTATTTTTAATATGATAATAAATGGTAAGAAATCAAAGAAAAATAATACAAATGAAATTAATATATCTGATAGTAATTCATTAGAATTAGTAAATTGGGATATATTTAATTCATCAATTTCAAAAAATCTAGAAATATTATTTAACAAGTTTGTAATAGATAAACTTAATGAATTCAAGTACAAAGTTAACCAATATAAATCTAATATGATAAATATAAAAAAAGTAAGAAAAGCAGAAAAATTACTAGGTAATATTTATAGTGGTTTTATTTTATCAGTGCAAACATATGGGTTCTTTGTTGAAATATCAGAACTAAATGTAGAGGGTTTAGTACACGTAAGCACTCTTAATAATGATTGGTATGAATACAGATCTAGGCAAAATCTATTGATTGGAAGAAAATCTAAAAAATCATATAAAGTTGGAGATCCAATAGAAGTAAAAATAATAAAAGTCGATATTCTTAAATATCAAATTGATTTAGAATTAACATAA
- a CDS encoding DUF2996 domain-containing protein, translating to MEENLDKNNKVNEEISDNTTKPNSEEIKGSKPEKVINMDINNGNSANKVVIKNEINTPEKPITKPKKELPVEKKPFQEFINIHLIPSLTEEINQRGLEINNINLTNTNRPIAGDKCWVINCEIKDTCNFWLSFEKDDISSLKSISLSKPNQKPSIIESFLIDEKRITLKLIISRVLQRLNGQKLIGVN from the coding sequence ATGGAAGAAAATTTAGACAAAAATAACAAAGTAAATGAAGAAATATCTGACAACACTACTAAACCAAACTCTGAGGAAATAAAAGGATCTAAACCAGAAAAAGTTATAAATATGGATATAAATAATGGTAATTCTGCTAATAAAGTTGTTATAAAAAATGAAATTAATACTCCCGAAAAACCTATAACAAAACCTAAAAAAGAACTTCCAGTAGAGAAAAAGCCTTTCCAAGAATTTATTAACATACACCTAATTCCTTCACTTACTGAAGAAATTAATCAAAGAGGATTAGAAATAAACAATATTAACCTCACTAACACAAATAGACCTATTGCTGGAGATAAATGTTGGGTAATAAATTGTGAAATTAAAGATACATGTAACTTTTGGCTATCCTTTGAGAAGGATGACATTAGTTCATTAAAAAGTATTTCTTTATCAAAACCTAATCAAAAACCAAGTATTATTGAATCTTTTCTTATTGACGAAAAAAGAATTACCCTAAAATTAATTATTTCAAGAGTACTTCAAAGATTGAATGGGCAAAAGTTAATAGGAGTTAATTAA
- the acsF gene encoding magnesium-protoporphyrin IX monomethyl ester (oxidative) cyclase, with amino-acid sequence MAQSTVDSKNKKDINNGKIPAKETILSPRFYTTDFEAMENMDLSINEEELEAICEEFRKDYNRHHFVRNSEFEGAAEKLDPETRELFVDFLEGSCTSEFSGFLLYKELSKRIKVKNPLLAECFAHMARDEARHAGFLNKSMSDFGLQLDLGFLTANKDYTYFPPRSIFYATYLSEKIGYWRYIAIYRHLEKNPDSKIFPLFNYFENWCQDENRHGDFFDALMKAQPRTVKSLSKKITIGGSTFTHPLFDYFHRFRYFLNNLPLTSKLWSRFFLLAVFATMYARDLGIKKDFYSSLGLDARDYDQFVINKTNETAARVFPVVMDVYDKSFYGRLDKIVENNKVLSDIANSDGNKVSKIFKKLPKYLSNGYQLLRLYLLKPLDSKDFQPAIR; translated from the coding sequence ATGGCTCAATCAACTGTTGATTCAAAAAATAAAAAAGACATTAATAATGGAAAGATACCAGCAAAAGAAACAATTTTGTCCCCAAGATTCTATACAACAGACTTTGAGGCCATGGAAAATATGGATTTATCAATAAACGAGGAGGAACTGGAAGCTATATGTGAGGAATTTAGGAAAGACTACAATAGACATCATTTTGTAAGAAATAGTGAATTTGAAGGCGCTGCAGAAAAATTAGATCCTGAGACAAGAGAGCTTTTTGTTGATTTTCTAGAGGGAAGTTGTACTTCAGAATTTTCAGGTTTTTTACTTTATAAGGAACTTAGTAAGAGAATTAAAGTCAAAAACCCTTTACTTGCTGAATGTTTTGCTCATATGGCTAGAGATGAAGCAAGACATGCAGGTTTTTTAAATAAATCAATGAGTGACTTTGGACTTCAGTTAGATTTAGGTTTCTTAACAGCCAATAAAGATTACACTTATTTCCCTCCAAGAAGTATTTTTTACGCTACTTATTTATCAGAAAAAATAGGTTATTGGAGATACATAGCAATCTATAGGCATCTCGAAAAGAACCCTGATAGCAAAATTTTTCCGCTATTTAATTACTTTGAAAATTGGTGTCAAGATGAAAATAGACATGGGGATTTCTTTGACGCATTAATGAAAGCACAGCCACGTACTGTTAAATCTTTAAGCAAAAAAATTACCATTGGCGGCTCTACTTTTACACACCCATTATTTGACTACTTTCATAGGTTTAGATATTTTTTGAATAATCTTCCATTAACATCCAAGTTATGGTCTAGGTTCTTTCTATTAGCTGTATTTGCAACTATGTATGCAAGGGATTTGGGAATTAAAAAAGATTTCTACAGTTCTTTAGGTTTAGATGCCAGAGATTACGACCAATTTGTTATTAATAAAACTAATGAAACTGCAGCTAGAGTTTTCCCTGTTGTAATGGACGTTTATGATAAATCTTTTTATGGAAGATTAGATAAAATAGTAGAAAATAATAAGGTTCTTTCCGATATTGCAAACAGTGATGGAAATAAAGTATCAAAAATTTTTAAAAAATTACCTAAATATTTATCAAACGGTTACCAGTTATTAAGACTATACTTATTGAAACCTCTTGATAGCAAAGATTTCCAACCCGCGATTAGATAA
- a CDS encoding TldD/PmbA family protein has protein sequence MLSSQIQSNEIVFGSCNKDLLEEIIFYGIGLGADFVEIFIENTDNSSVLAEEDFITSVSPSFGRGAGIRIFKGKKDGFVSTNDLTKHGLMRSVSQAIEMLDITDNTREVFNGLNKHRDYSLSKKKWINEVPSIHEISEKLLVSTKSLKKNNKIITRKGSYSRNLQEVIIASSDGTYVSDIRLHQTVGLNVIASDAQYRSSGSRRFGSSGMPNEFRLWDYEKAANDVFESSMNMLYADYVDAGQMPVVLANKFGGVIFHEACGHLLETTQIERGTTPFDNKLNEKIAHESVTAIDEGISEGSFGSLSVDDEGMEPEKSVLIKDGILKKFISDRAGELRTGHKRTGSGRRQNYSFAAASRMRNTYIAKGEHSKEDLINSISEGLYCKSMGGGSVGATGQFNFAVEEGYLIKNGKLTSPVKGATLIGEAKEVMPKISMCGNDLELAPGFCGSISGSVNVTVGQPHIKVDSITVGGR, from the coding sequence ATGCTTTCATCACAAATTCAATCAAATGAAATCGTTTTTGGTAGTTGCAATAAAGATTTATTAGAAGAAATTATTTTCTACGGCATTGGACTTGGTGCTGATTTTGTAGAAATATTTATAGAGAATACCGACAATTCAAGCGTCTTAGCTGAGGAAGATTTTATTACAAGTGTAAGTCCATCATTTGGGAGGGGTGCTGGCATCAGAATCTTCAAGGGGAAAAAGGATGGATTTGTAAGTACAAATGATTTAACAAAGCATGGCTTGATGAGATCAGTATCTCAGGCTATTGAGATGTTAGACATAACAGACAACACAAGAGAAGTATTTAACGGTTTAAATAAACATAGGGACTATAGTTTATCCAAGAAAAAATGGATTAATGAAGTCCCATCCATTCATGAGATAAGTGAAAAACTACTAGTCAGCACGAAGTCTTTAAAAAAAAATAATAAAATAATAACTAGAAAAGGAAGTTACTCAAGAAATCTGCAAGAAGTAATTATAGCCTCCAGTGACGGAACTTATGTCTCAGATATTAGATTGCATCAAACAGTTGGACTCAACGTAATTGCAAGTGATGCCCAATATAGATCTAGTGGAAGTAGAAGATTTGGATCGTCAGGAATGCCTAATGAATTCAGATTATGGGATTACGAAAAAGCAGCTAATGATGTGTTTGAAAGTTCAATGAACATGTTATATGCAGATTATGTTGATGCAGGACAAATGCCTGTTGTATTAGCTAATAAATTTGGTGGCGTTATATTTCATGAAGCCTGCGGTCATTTACTTGAAACCACTCAAATAGAGAGAGGAACAACACCATTTGATAATAAATTGAATGAAAAAATTGCACATGAATCTGTAACAGCAATTGATGAAGGGATATCAGAAGGATCCTTTGGTTCATTATCAGTAGATGATGAAGGTATGGAACCCGAAAAATCAGTTCTTATAAAAGATGGAATTTTAAAAAAATTCATATCCGACAGGGCAGGTGAATTAAGAACTGGCCATAAAAGAACAGGAAGTGGAAGAAGACAAAATTATTCTTTTGCTGCAGCTTCTAGAATGAGAAATACATATATAGCTAAAGGTGAGCACTCGAAAGAGGATTTAATCAATAGTATTAGTGAAGGTCTTTACTGCAAATCTATGGGTGGTGGCAGTGTAGGTGCTACAGGACAATTTAATTTTGCGGTAGAAGAAGGATATCTTATTAAAAATGGAAAATTAACTAGTCCAGTAAAGGGAGCAACATTGATCGGTGAGGCTAAAGAAGTTATGCCAAAAATATCAATGTGCGGAAATGATCTCGAATTGGCTCCTGGATTCTGTGGATCCATTAGTGGAAGTGTCAACGTAACTGTTGGCCAACCTCATATTAAGGTTGATTCAATCACTGTTGGCGGAAGATAG
- a CDS encoding TldD/PmbA family protein, translating to MNSREITTQISKAANFLNLKKWDYGASFSNDYSVQVDKGEAKQLKASQKQILTLRVWNESNLVGITTTSDISESGIKKALNQANIASDFGNKNERTEFSPLAKDPIEVKDAKKRNPVGIKKLLTILRKAEVKLLESHESIKSVPYNGLSESFFERVYANSDGAFRSYTKSQAALYLYARAEEKNKKPRSSGSVKLGYGVEDIDIESCIRDASNKTISHLNYSSIKTDKYLICFSPESFLTIINAFSSMFNARSILDGVSLSNKNSIGEKLSTEALNIYDDGLHEKNISSSPFDGEGTPTKRLCLINKGRIENFIHSESTARIFKTIPTGHAGLGSKVSVSPDWIVVEKSEKNSDLKISLDHSTYEGEFVYIEELNAIHAGVRASQGSFSLPFDGWLYKNGKKISIESATVAGDIKYLLKNIVNIESSQEVTTSGISPHIWVDQLSITGDA from the coding sequence ATGAATTCAAGAGAAATTACAACTCAAATTTCCAAAGCAGCAAATTTCCTAAATCTTAAAAAATGGGATTATGGAGCAAGCTTTTCTAATGATTATTCTGTGCAAGTAGATAAAGGAGAGGCTAAACAACTTAAGGCATCACAAAAGCAAATTTTAACTTTAAGAGTCTGGAACGAGTCTAATTTAGTTGGTATTACAACAACTAGTGATATCAGTGAATCTGGGATTAAAAAGGCTCTAAATCAAGCAAATATAGCATCTGATTTTGGCAACAAGAATGAAAGAACAGAATTCTCACCACTAGCCAAGGATCCTATTGAAGTTAAGGATGCAAAAAAAAGAAATCCTGTTGGAATTAAAAAGTTACTTACGATTTTAAGAAAAGCGGAAGTAAAGTTATTAGAAAGCCATGAATCTATAAAATCTGTTCCATATAATGGTCTATCTGAAAGTTTTTTTGAGAGAGTTTATGCAAATAGCGATGGTGCCTTTCGGAGTTATACCAAAAGTCAAGCTGCACTTTATTTATATGCAAGAGCAGAAGAGAAAAATAAGAAGCCTCGTAGCTCAGGTTCTGTAAAACTGGGATATGGAGTTGAAGATATAGATATAGAGTCGTGTATTAGAGACGCCTCCAATAAAACAATTTCTCATTTAAATTATTCATCTATTAAAACTGATAAATATTTAATATGTTTTTCCCCAGAGTCCTTTTTAACGATCATTAATGCCTTTAGTTCAATGTTTAATGCTAGAAGCATTTTAGATGGAGTTAGCTTATCTAATAAAAATTCTATTGGAGAGAAGCTATCTACAGAAGCTCTTAATATTTATGATGATGGTCTTCATGAAAAGAATATTTCTTCATCACCATTTGATGGAGAGGGAACTCCTACCAAAAGACTATGTTTAATTAATAAAGGGAGAATTGAAAATTTTATACATTCTGAATCAACTGCAAGAATATTTAAAACAATCCCTACAGGCCACGCTGGACTAGGATCAAAAGTCTCAGTTTCTCCTGATTGGATAGTAGTTGAGAAATCAGAAAAAAACTCTGATCTAAAAATATCATTAGACCACTCTACTTATGAGGGAGAATTTGTCTATATTGAAGAATTAAATGCAATCCATGCAGGTGTCAGAGCAAGTCAAGGTTCATTTTCTCTTCCATTTGATGGATGGCTCTATAAGAACGGTAAAAAAATCTCAATAGAATCTGCTACTGTAGCAGGGGATATCAAATATCTTTTGAAAAATATAGTAAATATCGAATCAAGCCAAGAGGTAACAACAAGTGGTATTTCTCCACATATATGGGTAGATCAATTATCAATAACTGGTGACGCGTGA
- the fmt gene encoding methionyl-tRNA formyltransferase: protein MRIIFWGTPEYSIASLDIFIKSNHEVIAVVSQPDKKRSRGNKLISSPVKSFAEQESLKIYTPAKIRDNIQFINELKSLSCDLFIVIAYGKILPKEILEIPKFGCWNAHASLLPRWRGAAPIQWSLIEGDEFTGVGIMKMNEGLDTGDLLLEEKIKIDNDDNLNTLKEKLSILSAKLFLNAASLLEENINKNTNYKLTKQNTLGREITYARMIEKSDYKVVWINEAYKISQKIKALYPRAYTTFRGKNLKIIKIKVLSNDDIKKEKYLFTSNYSKPGIILAVIENEGIIISTKTNPIVLLEAKLEGKNISSKNQLIQQLKPTVGEYLSD from the coding sequence GTGAGAATTATATTCTGGGGAACACCTGAATATTCAATTGCGAGCCTTGATATTTTTATTAAATCTAATCACGAGGTAATTGCAGTGGTTAGCCAGCCGGATAAGAAAAGATCTAGAGGAAATAAATTAATATCCTCTCCTGTTAAAAGCTTTGCCGAGCAAGAATCTTTAAAAATTTATACTCCAGCAAAAATCAGGGACAATATACAATTTATAAATGAACTTAAATCACTATCTTGTGATTTATTTATTGTTATAGCTTACGGGAAAATTTTACCCAAAGAGATATTGGAAATCCCAAAATTTGGTTGTTGGAACGCACATGCTTCATTACTTCCGAGATGGCGTGGTGCTGCTCCAATCCAATGGTCCCTAATAGAAGGCGATGAATTTACTGGTGTAGGAATTATGAAAATGAACGAGGGACTAGATACTGGGGACTTATTATTGGAAGAAAAAATTAAAATCGATAATGACGATAATTTAAATACACTAAAGGAAAAACTTAGTATTTTATCGGCAAAATTATTTTTAAATGCTGCATCTTTACTAGAAGAAAATATTAATAAAAATACTAATTATAAATTAACAAAACAAAATACCCTTGGAAGAGAAATTACTTACGCAAGAATGATTGAAAAATCAGACTATAAAGTGGTTTGGATTAATGAGGCATATAAAATTTCTCAAAAAATAAAAGCATTATACCCACGAGCATATACAACTTTTAGAGGTAAGAACCTAAAAATAATTAAAATCAAAGTTTTAAGTAATGATGATATTAAAAAAGAAAAATACCTTTTCACGAGCAATTATTCAAAACCAGGTATTATTCTCGCTGTCATAGAAAATGAAGGAATAATAATTTCAACTAAAACTAATCCGATTGTTTTATTAGAAGCAAAACTTGAAGGCAAAAACATATCTAGCAAAAATCAATTGATACAACAGTTGAAGCCAACAGTAGGTGAATATCTCTCAGATTAA